In Balaenoptera musculus isolate JJ_BM4_2016_0621 chromosome 19, mBalMus1.pri.v3, whole genome shotgun sequence, one genomic interval encodes:
- the LOC118885364 gene encoding LOW QUALITY PROTEIN: NACHT, LRR and PYD domains-containing protein 8-like (The sequence of the model RefSeq protein was modified relative to this genomic sequence to represent the inferred CDS: deleted 1 base in 1 codon), whose protein sequence is MPFPGSLKEEVNSTPSPASDWPLGPFSSYQICLWVSRPLHCSLSPHRSRSYQNSAATDGVMLYMVYLSKENLQRFKQLLVEESPRPGSLQISWDQLKTARCGEVVHLLIEYFPGRLAWEVTHDIFAKMNQAELCLRVQMELNDILPNLEPEALNPRETQMNLEEDESDKLREYRLRLMNEYSTLWNRTAWPGNHTDFFYQDLHREETFLPCLLLPRKPQGRQPKTVVLQGVARFGKTSLAKKVMLEWAENKFYAHKLWNAFYFHRQEMGQLDEQSFTELIARKLSGSRALASKIISKADQLLLLFDGFEELTSTLIDRPEDLSEDWSQKVPWSVLLTSLLSKRMLPGATLIIFLRFTSWKNLNPFLKCPSLITLTGFSVPERSRYFRTYFRNKSEADEALSFVMGNTILFSMCQVPVICWMVCSCLKQQMERGANLLHTFPNATAVFVHYLSSLFPTRVRNLFNKTHQEQLKGLCSLAAEGMWERRWVFNKRDLSLARLDETDIETFLSVNIFRRVVGNKDLYAFAHLSFQEFFAALLYVLCFPRRLRNFHVLDRFHVLRLIAHPGRKRNHLTQMALFLFGLLNDTCALAVEQVFRCKVSLGNKKKLLKVAAQRHECDPPTPHHGVPQLFNCLHEIREEVFVSQILNNCRKATLVISRSKDVQVSAFCLKFCRRLQELELTVTLIITKASSLYPDPLPASGPEGSDRCYLWWQDFCSVFRTHESLEVLAVTNSTMDPDSVKVLSTALKRPHCKLQKLIFRHVSPLVLNEALISVLVENQYLRYLEIQDTEVRCQVMEFLCDALRHPQCFLQCLR, encoded by the exons ATGCCGTTTCCAGGGAGCCTCAAAGAGGAAGTCAACTCCacgccctccccagcctctgatTGGCCCTTGGGTCCCTTCAGCTCCTATCAGATCTGTCTCTGGGTGTCCCGCCCCCTCCATTGCAGCCTATCCCCGCATAGGTCAAGAAGCTACCAAAACTCAGCTGCTACAG ACGGAGTCATGCTGTACATGGTCTACTTAAGCAAGGAGAATCTACAGAGGTTCAAGCAGCTTTTAGTGGAAGAGAGCCCCAGACCTGGCTCTCTCCAGATCAGCTGGGACCAGCTGAAGACAGCCCGGTGTGGGGAGGTGGTTCACCTCCTAATCGAGTACTTCCCTGGACGCCTAGCTTGGGAGGTGACTCACGACATCTTCGCCAAGATGAACCAGGCAGAACTGTGTCTTCGGGTACAGATGGAGCTGAATG ACATTTTACCTAACTTGGAACCAGAGGCCTTGAACCcaagagaaacacaaatgaacttgGAGGAAGATGAGTCTG ATAAATTACGGGAGTACAGACTACGCTTGATGAATGAATATTCGACCCTATGGAACAGGACCGCTTGGCCTGGGAACCACACGGACTTCTTTTACCAAGACCTACACAGAGAAGAGACATTCTTACCCTGTCTACTTCTTCCCAGAAAACCTCAAGGAAGACAGCCCAAGACTGTGGTTCTTCAGGGGGTCGCCAGGTTTGGAAAAACAAGCCTGGCC AAAAAAGTAATGTTAGAATGGGCAGAAAACAAGTTCTACGCCCACAAGCTCTGGAACGCTTTCTACTTCCATCGCCAGGAGATGGGCCAGTTGGACGAGCAGAGCTTCACTGAGCTCATTGCACGCAAGTTGTCTGGGTCTCGGGCTCTGGCGTCCAAGATCATATCCAAAGCAGACCAGCTTCTGCTCCTCTTTGATGGCTTCGAGGAACTAACCTCAACCCTCATAGATAGACCAGAGGACCTGAGTGAAGACTGGAGCCAGAAGGTGCCCTGGTCTGTCCTCCTGACCAGTTTGCTGAGCAAAAGAATGCTTCCCGGGGCCACGCTAATCATCTTCCTGAGGTTCACCTCTTGGAAGAACTTGAATCCCTTTCTGAAATGCCCGTCTCTGATAACCCTTACAGGGTTTAGTGTGCCTGAGAGATCCAGGTATTTCAGGACGTACTTCAGAAACAAGAGCGAAGCTGATGAAGCCTTGAGTTTTGTCATGGGAAACACGATTCTCTTCTCCATGTGCCAGGTGCCTGTCATCTGCTGGATGGTATGTTCTTGTCTGAAACAGCAGATGGAGAGAGGAGCAAATCTCCTGCACACATTTCCAAACGCCACAGCTGTATTCGTCCACTATCTTTCCAGCTTGTTTCCAACCAGGGTTAGAAATCTTTTCAATAAGACTCACCAAGAACAATTGAAAGGTCTGTGCTCCTTGGCCGCAGAGGGCATGTGGGAAAGGAGATGGGTGTTTAATAAGAGAGATCTCAGCCTGGCCAGACTGGATGAAACGGACATTGAGACTTTTCTCAGCGTGAATATTTTTCGAAGGGTGGTGGGCAACAAAGACCTTTACGCCTTTGCCCACTTGAGCTTCCAGGAATTTTTTGCCGCCTTGTTGTATGTTCTCTGCTTCCCACGAAGACTCAGAAATTTCCATGTGTTGGACCGGTTCCACGTCCTACGCCTGATAGCACATCCCGGAAGAAAGAGAAACCATCTCACCCAGATGGCGCTTTTTTTATTTGGCCTTTTAAACGACACGTGCGCTCTAGCCGTGGAGCAGGTGTTCAGATGCAAGGTGTCCTTGGGCAACAAGAAGAAATTGCTGAAGGTCGCAGCCCAGCGCCATGAATGTGACCCACCAACCCCGCACCACGGGGTCCCACAGCTATTCAACTGTCTGCATGAAATCCGGGAGGAGGTATTTGTGAGTCAGATCCTAAACAACTGTCGTAAAGCTACTTTGGTCATCAGCAGAAGCAAAGACGTGCAAGTGTCTGCCTTTTGCCTTAAGTTCTGTCGACGTTTGCAGGAGTTAGAGCTGACTGTCACCCTGATCATCACCAAAGCGAGCAGCCTCTACCCGGatccccttcctgcctctgg ACCAGAGGGCAGTGATAGGTGTTATCTCTGGTGGCAAGACTTCTGCTCTGTGTTTAGGACACACGAGAGTTTGGAAGTCCTGGCTGTGACAAACAGTACTATGGATCCTGATTCAGTGAAGGTCCTTTCTACGGCACTGAAACGTCCACACTGTAAACTCCAAAAACTGAT CTTTAGGCATGTGAGCCCCCTCGTGTTGAATGAAGCCTTAATCAGCGTTCTGGTGGAAAACCAGTACCTAAGATACTTGGAAATACAAGACACTGAAGTGAGATGCCAGGTCATGGAGTTTCTGTGCGATGCCTTGAGACATCCCCAGTGTTTTCTACAGTGTCTGAGGTGA